CCGGTGGTCGTTGATGGAAAGAAGGTCGTGCCCAGAAACCTGTTTGCGAAATTGCTTGAAACCAATTTGCCAAAGAGCAAAGACCTTGTGCTACTCCGGGTAACTGCAAAAGGTGTTTCTCAGGGCAGCAAAAAAACCATGGTTTATGAACTGGTTGATTATCAGGATGAAAAAACCGGGCATACTGCAATGATGCGCACCACTGCCTACCCTGCGAGTGTGGTTGCTAAAATGATTGCTGAAGGCAAAGTTCGGACTGGTGTCTATACAAATGAAGTCGCAGTTAATCCAGATGCTTTTGTTGACGAGCTGGACAGGAGGGGCCTGAAGCTTCAATTCAGGGAAGAAAGGAGCATGTAGGTAAAGAGCTACATCAGGTGGTGTGAAAGTTGGAGGAGCTAAGCACCCTTGAGAAAAAGTTGCTTGTTGCACTCCGCAACTCAGATAATAGTTCAGGTGTTGAGGTTGACGCATTAATTGATGGAAAAAATTTCACAACAATCCAGGAAGTGATGAATGCTGCCTCCTGGCTGAAGACACGAGATCTTGTGGATATCAGTGAAAGTGTAGTTAGAACTGTTGCTCTGGGTGAGGAGGGAAGAAAATATTTGGATGCAGGATTACCAGAAAGGAAACTTTTCGAGATGTGCAAGGTAAAGGGAGAGCTCGGAATGGCTGAGGCAAAAGAGTTGCTGGGAGAGAGTTTCGGAATTGCGTTAATGCATCTCAAGAATATTGGCGTCGTTGTTGATGCAGGGACAATAAAGATTTCAGAACCGGAAAAAATTGAGGCGAAGCTGAGAGAAAGAGAGGAGTTTTTAAAGACGCTGAGTGAACCAAAACCTGAAACGGAACTTGACAGATCTCTCTTAGCTTATTTTCTCAAACGAAAGAATGTGCTGGTGGTGAAGGAGAGGGCTCTGAGAAAGGTGAAGATCACCGAGAAAGGTATTTCTGTCGCCTCTGGAATTTCTGAAATCGAGGAGGAAGTTTCCCAGTTAACGCCTGAAATAATCCAGACAGGAAAATGGAGAGAGGTAAAGCTGAGGAAGTATGATGTGACCAGGTTCGTCCCGAAGGTTTTCGGAGGAAGAGTGCATCCTCTGAACCAGATTGCGAATCAAGTGAGGAAAATCTTTTTAAGCATGGGTTTCACAGAAATTGACTATGGTGTTGTGCAGAATGCGTTCTGGAACATGGACGCCCTTTTTGTGCCCCAAGACCATCCTGCAAGGGATATGCAAGACACTTTTTATCTCGCTCTCCCTGAAAAAATAGGGGTGAGTGCAGAGAAATGGCTTGAGGCAGTGAAGCAAGTGCATGAAAATGGTGGAAATACTGGCTCTGAGGGTTGGGGCTATTGCTGGAGCAGGGATGAGGCTGAGAAGGCACTGCTCAGGACGCACACGACAGTAAACACAATCAGGTATCTTGCAGAGCATCCAGATGAAGATGCTAAGGTTTTCTCAATCGCAAGGGTGTTTAGAAATGAGAATGTGGATGCCACTCATTTACCAGAGTTCATGCAGATAGAGGGAATTATTGTGGAAGAGAAGGCCTCACTCGCAATGCTGATTGGAGTTCTGAGGGAGTTCTACAAACGCATTGGGTTCTCAAATGTCAGATTTCATCCCTCCTATTTTCCATTTACAGAACCAAGCTTAGAGGTTTACACTGTTGTGAATGGGAGAACTTTAGAGCTAGGTGGTGCAGGGATTTTCAGGCCAGAAGTCACCCTACCCTTTGGGGTCAAGAAGAGAGTGCTCGCCTGGGGCCTCGGTTTGGAGCGCCTCGCAATGCTCAAATACGGATTCGAAAGCTTGCCAGATATTTACACAAACAAACTTGATGTGCTCAGAAAACCCTATGCTGCAAAGTTCTGGAGGTGAGAGCTTGCCAGTTAGAGCCATTGTAAGATTTTTCGGACTTGTGCAAGGGGTGAATTTTCGGTATTACACGAGAATGAAAGCGAGGGAGCTTGGACTGACAGGAATCGTGAGAAATGAACCAGATGGAAGTGTCTATGCGGAGTTTGAGGGAGAAAGAGAAAAAGTGATGGAGTGCATTGAATGGTGTGCCCATCATCAGCCCCATGCAGAAGTTGAGGACTATGAAGTAAAGATTGAGGAAACGACAGAGCAAAAATACAGAAGTTTTGAGATAGTGAGGTAGTGAATTTTCCATTTCCCAAACACTTAAATAGATGCCAGCACTTCCTTTTCCTGTGAAACTAAGGTTGCTGTACATACTCGCTGTTCTTCTCATCATGCTGTGCCAGGGATTTTCAAATCTTGCCGCAGCATGGGGCAATGGCTCTGGTTCAAACCCCACCTACCCTTATTATGGTGTGCACGATGTGATTGCAGACATGGCTTACAAAAACCTGAAAAACTACAATGCCACAATGGCTGAATGGATAACCAACTGGTACATTCAAAACGGTGGAGATTTTCAGAGTTCTTTCAGCCAGAGTACAAATTCTCCAAATAGCCACGACAATTATCTCGCTTACACAGACGACCCAGACGCTGCCATCCAGGACTGGGACAATCATCTGTATTATGTGCATGTGGGTGGAAGTCAAGGTGCTCCAGGGAGAGTAGCACAGCTATACCAGAACCTTGTCTCCTATCTTACTGCCTACATCAAAAACGGGAGCCAGAAATGGAGCAAGGAGGAGCATTATGCAGCTTACTATGCTGGCTTACTCACCCATTACTTTTCAGACATCACACAGTATGGACACACTGAACATACACTGAAGGACCATTCCCACCCCTCTTACGACCCCGATGGCGAGACTTACCACGGTTACTATGAATCCGCTGATTGGGGCACCGCAGGAATCTCCGCACTCATTTCCACCCTCAACAGCCAGAGCTACACAATAAAAAATGTGTCTGATGTTTCCGCCTTAACCGTAAATCTGGCAAAGTGGGTGAATGCACACGATGGAACCACAACCGCATTTACAGATACGGATGGAAGCAATTATGCTCTCGGCTCCACCTATGTTTACATGCTCAACCGCTTCACATCGCAGTACAATACGGGTATCACCTACAACGGGATGCGGGGCTATGATTCTATACTCTGGGATATGACAGTGCAGCATATCCATGCTGCTGTTGAAAATCTCACCTCGATTTTCTACACGGCTTACCTTACAGCTTTGGTCTCTGCGGACTCGGTGAAGCCCACAATAACCATAACCTCTCCAGCGAACCAAAGCCAGATTTCAACAAGCATAATCACTGTCTATGGAACCGCTTGGGATAACATTGGCATCCAGAAGGTAGAGATAAGCAGAGATGGGACAACATGGGTTCTCTGCAATGGCACATTTTCATGGAGCGGGAGCATCACCCTTACCGCTGGAAACAACACAATTTATGCAAGGGTGACCGATACAGCAGGTAATACAAACATCACATGGATCGTGGTCACAGTGGTTCCACAAACTGAGAATTTTTTGTGGGGTGAGACAGGGCAGGCACTATCTCTCTGGGTTTTTACACTTGTTGTTTTAGTTATTCTTACGAGGAAAAACTTAATTAGAAAGAAGATTGTTTAACTCTGAATGAAGATTGCTTTTATCACATCACTGGACAGAGGCATCCCTCTATTCCTCCTGAACGAAATCAACTATTATCTGGATCATGGGGTGAACGGCAGGGTTTTCTTTGTGATGAAACGAAAGGGAACATACATGCCTCCGCCAGATTGGACGCAGCACTACATGCACCCTCTTAAAACGCTCCTTGCTCAACTTCCAGCATTTCTGAAAAATCCTGCTCGCTACATTTCCCTCTTGCCCACGGCTCTGCGAACCAGAACACTCTTTGAGTTCATGATTGCCTGGGAATTTGCAGAGAAAATGCACGATTGCGAAAGAATTCATGCTTTCTTTGCAGACCACAAGCTGGTCATTGGTTATTACTGCAAACAGATTCTCGGTAGAAAACTCTCCTGTTCGGTCTATGGCTACGATGTTTATATCCCAAAGAACAGGGCGTTGATAAAGCAGATTTACAAAGAGATTGATTTCGTGGTGGCAACCAATTTGCTGTTTGCTAAGATGCTCCAGAATGAGTTTGAAGTTCCACCAGAAAAGATCGTTCTTGCAAGAACTGTAGTTGATCTGGAAAAATATTCAAATGCAAGAAAGTACACCGCACCTCTGCAAAAAGTGAATGCAGCCATAGCATCAGCAGGAAACAAATTCAAAATTCTTGTTGTAGCTCGGCTCGTTTACCGCAAAGGGATTCATGTGCTTATAAGGGCTGTCTCAAAGATAAATGAGAGGGCTGACATTGTGCTCTGGATTGTTGGAGATGGCGTTGAGCGTAGAAAACTAGAACAGCTTGCGGAAAAACTCGGGATTGCAAAAAATGTGGTTTTTTTCGGTAGCTTGAGTGTGGAAAATCTTCTCCCGCTCTACCAGAACTGCGACCTTTACTGCCAGCCCTCAATCACAGACCCTTCTGGAGATAAGGAGGGGCTACCTGTGGCAATGACTGAAGCAATGGCATTTGAGAAGCCAGTGATAGCAACTGACCATGCGGACATTCCAAATGTGCTTGATGAAATTATTGTCCCAGAAAATGACGCTGATGCCCTTGCCCTTGCAATTCGGAAAGTTATGGAGATGCCAGCGGAGAAAAGATTGGTGCTCGGAAGGAGAAACAGGGAGATTGTGGAACGGGAATTTTCAGAAAGAAATTATGAGATTGTGCTCGAGAGGTTCCGCGAAAACCCTACCTCTTCTCTCTCACCGTCTCCCTCAAAAATTCATAGTAAAATTTGAGCTCTGCCAAATATCTTTGAGCCATCTTGCCGGGATTTCCAAAGAGGCGGCCCATCCATTCTATACCCGTTTTCTGCATCCACACTGGTGCTCTTTTCTGCATTCCTGCATAAAAATCAAGCCCTGCACCAATTGAAACAAGAACATTTACCGAAAGTTTCCTGTAATTTTTCCAAATCCAGAGTTCCTGTTTCGGGCATCCAAGAGCCACAAAGAGCACATTGGGTGAGGCAGAATTAATTTGCTCTATAATTTTTTCTGATGTGTTGGCAACTTCCTCTGGCATTGGAGAGTATGTGAAAACGACTTTTGCTCCTGTCTCTTTCTGAATTCGGGTTTTTGCTTTCTCCGCACTTCCAAAACCACCAAAGATGCCAATTTTGATCCCATGCTCTGCTGCAAATGCAGGAAAATTAGCAAAAAGGTCTGCACCAGTAACTCTTTCCACAAATTCAAATTTTCGCAGCTTTACAAGATAACAAATCTGTTTGCTATCTGGTGTGTTTATGTCTGATTGCTTGAGCATTTCAAAAAGTTCCCTGTCCTTCTGTGCTTCCATCACAACTCTTATGTTCACCGGTGTGATTATCAATTTTCTATTTTCTTCAATTGCCTGCTTTATTTCCCTAAACATATGTTCCATGGTCACATTGTCTATTCTCACACCGAGCACTGTATGACTTTCCATAGAAATCAGAACTTTTCTCCGGTAAGCTTTTCAAACATCTGGATATAAAGGTTTCGCACCTGCTGCACAACATCAGCTGGTAAGCCGGGAATCTCGGGTTCTTTCTGATGCAACTCTCTTGCCTTCATCAACTCATCGTAGTAGCCAATTTTTCGATAGTACTGTCGCACGAATTCCTTACTCAACTCCACAAATTTTCCGTTTTCATACTCCTTTGCATCCCAGAATCTGTCCTCGTCGGCAGTGCCGAAAGTGTCTACGACAATTATTTCACCCTCACTATCCACACCAAACTCTTTTTTTCCATCCACATGGATGAGCCCGCCTGCTCTGGCATTCTTTGCAATAATTTCATCAATTTTGAGAATTTTCTCCTTTATTTCCTCTAGTTCCTTTTTCCCGAGTCCTGAGATTTCCATTGCTTCATGCATGTCTACAGGCCTATCGTGCGCTTCAAACTTTGTCGTCATCTCAAAGAAAGGTTCTGGGAGTTTGGTGCCATATTCAATGTTCTTCTTTGTAACGCCAATTGTCTCCAGCTTGATTTCTCCTTTCTTAATTCTATCGAGCAGAGAGCCAGCAACGTAATATCTTACAATGAACTCAAGAGGGATAAGATAGTTCTTTTCTCCCGGTTTTACTTTGGAGAGAATCCTAAGCCGTCTGCCTAAAAACTCTCTATTACTCCGCAGTTCTATAAAGTGGCTCTTGATGCCGTGTTTCTCTGCCTCTCTAAACCAGTGCACACTTGTTCTGCAAAGTGTCTCTCCTTTCTGGGGAATCATTGTAGGAATAATCTTGTCAAAAACTGAAATTTGGTCGGTAAAGACGAATAACAGGCAGTCCTCATCAATCGCATATACCTCCTTTACCTTGCCCTTCCTTATCAATTCTAAATGTGTTGCTGCCATGAAAGGAATAAAGAAATTGCTGATAAATAATTTACGGGAGCAGATATAAAAAGTTTTAAGTGCTGTCTGTGTTATATAGGTTACATGCTGAAAGAATGTGGTGATTTTTCCATGGGTGACAAAATTTCAGAAGAAAAAAAAATCCAGGTGAAGATTAACGATGATGTTGTCGATTTTTACCTTGGCATAAAATATTTTCTTCATACTGAAAGAATAGATGGAACAATCCATTTTTTCCTGGCCAATAAACTTGCGGAGAAGGGTTTTGTCCCTGTGATTTTTACCCGAGAGAAAGAGGAAGTAGCAAAAACAAAATACCCCGAAAATTCAACCCTTTATTTCTTTAGCACGACTGTGAAAAAACCCAATATTTTTTCCCCAAAAAGTTTAGATTACTTGGTTAGGATAGTATATGAAACAAACCCTAGGAACTTCTTTGTGCTCTTTGATTGTCTTGACTATCTCTTCCTCTACAATGAAAAAAAGGAGGTCCTGAGGTTTGCAGAGCGCTTATTTGATGCCATTTCTGGAAAGCAAGCGATTCTAATTTTCCTCATCTGTCTACCACTGTTTGAACCACGGGATTTGGCTCTACTTGAAAGGTTTGGCGAAGTGCTTCCTCTTGTTGAGGAGTGAAATAGGGCGCAAAAATCTCATAGAGTTCCACACTTGCACCCAAAACATCTGGGTCTAGATGGATCATGACTGTGAAGTGCATGTTCGAACTTAATTGCTCGAGTTTCTTTAGAAACTCAGAAATGTTCTGGCATCCATTGTAAAGGAGTAGGTACTCTATGCCATCAAATAGCACCTTTGCATCGTTATGTCGCTTTGCAAATCTAGACACTATGTTTAGAACTTTTTCTAGTTCATCTGGCCTAATCGTGTTTTCTCCCTCTAACTCGGAGAGCCAGTGTAATTCAACATTATCCATATTGTATCTTTCCCTGAGATAAACTGGATGGAAACGGGAGATACAGAGCCCACTTCCTTGTTCAGCGATTTTTCTGAATCCCTCTTTTGGTTTTTTTTCAATGATTAACATAATGCTCATTTCCTATCACCAATTTGAAAATAGGTTTTCTTAGTATATATATTTAAATCGTGATTTCACGGTTTGAAATTATCCTAAAAATCTATGGCTAATGCACAGGTTGAAATTTTATATACCTTTACTTCAATCTAGGTTTTAGATGCATAAGCTTCTGATCAACCGTAGAATGGTGGTTCTCTACTATCTTCTGAAGTTTGGTAAATTTGAGTATACAGAGGGCATTGTATCTTTGAGAGACACTACACCAGAAGCAATCGCAAGAAATCTAGGTCTCAACCTCAACCATGTCAGTACATCACTTAAGGAGTTGCTAGATGCAGGACTTGTGGAACGACGAAAACTGCATGTGCCAGGTGAAAAACTAAAAAAATATGTCTATAGAGTGACTGAAAAGGGTGCAATTGCAGGCAAGGATTTTGAAACAATAATCGGAAAAACCCGTTTTTTCTACATTGATCAAAACGAGGAAGGTACTGCAACAATCCCAGAGCTTGCTGAGAAAACAGGACTAAAGATTCTTGACATCTTGGTCTCCGCAAGAGATGATAAAATCCATCTAGAGAGGGCGAGATTCCATGCGAGTGTGGCCCTTACCATGCCAAAATACTTCAACCTACCACTTTATGGACGTGAGAAAGAACTGAATATCTTATCTCAGTTTGAAAACGATGCAGCAAGAATCTGCATTATCAATGGAATAGAGGGCACGGGAAAAACCAGCATTTTAAGACGTGCAATTGCGGGCTACCAGAAACGGTGTTTTATTTTTGAGGTAAAAAGACATTATTCCGCAACCCTTCAAATGTTTTTCCAGCAGTTCTACAAATTCCTAAATGATAAAAGAATAGCCGCGCGCCTACCTGATGTATGGGACCTTGAAAAGTTGAAAGCGGAGGTAATAGAGAACGCTAAAAAACTGAAAATTGTTGTTGCAGTGGACAATTTTGAGGAGGCGGAGGCACCATTGAAGGCGTTTTTGCTGCAACTTGCGGATGCTCTCATTTCACTTGATGATGGAATGAAATTGATGATTGCTTCCAGCAAAAGAGTTGCGGTGAACCCACTTACAATTGGTCAAGGCAAAGTGGTTCTGATTGAACTTGAGCCTCTTAAATATCCAGATGCTGCGAAAATGCTGGTGAATAAGGGGTTTTCACAAGAAGATGCAAAGAAGCTCTATGAATTGACACATGGATTACCTGCGCTCCTCGAAATCGCCACGCCTGGTGATATATCTAGGCCAGAGTTGACACGTGATTACCTTGTCGAACAGATAATTGGGAAGTTGGGAGAGGTTGGAAAAACTGTGCTAGAAGCGGGGTCGCTCTTCAACGTCCCATTTGAGCCAGAAGCTGTATTCACTGTCATCGGAAAAGAGTCGGAAATTGACTATGATTTGATAGACAATCTTCACGAGATTTTTCTGTTGAAGAAGGATATTGCAGGAAGGTACGCGGTCAACGAATTTGTGGCGTCTGTAATCAAAAGTAAAATGCCAGAACAGAAAAAAGCAGAGTTCCACATCAGAATCGGAAAATACTATGAACGCACGGGCCGCAGGGAAAAACTGCCACTTGCGCTCTACCATATGGTCTCATCCTCTAACTTAAAAGAAATTGAGGATTTCATTGTTAGAAACAGATACTTGCTCTTGAACTCACAAAATCTGGCAGCCATCGAAGAAACCATAGAAGGACTGCTGGCAAAATTGAGAGAAAGAAACATCATTTCCCAGCCCATTTTGCTGTTCTATGGAGAAGTACTTGAGGCGATGGGACTGTGGCGAAAAGCGGAACCCATCTATGAACGATTGAGTGAACATAATCCTGCTGCCTGCTTAAAACTTGCTGCTCTGCTTGTTCGTGAGAATGCCACCATCCAGAAAACAAGGAAGTTTATTGAAAAAGCGAGGACAATGTGCAAAATGCATGAGAACCAGGAATTACTTGCTGAATATCATTACATAGAAGGACTCCATGCAGAGCATCAGAACAACCTTGCTGATGCTATGGAGCATTACAATACTACAATTGAGATTTGCAAGACGCTACATCTGCCTGTAGTAGAGACCTATGCCTGGGTTGGTTTAACCCGTGTGAGCTTATTTGCAGGGAGAATAGGTGAAGCAATGGAATACTTAGAAAGAGCTAAAACACTCATGCTGCTAACAGATGGAAGCATCGAACGTGCCCTCCTTCAGCTGGCGATAGCAGGTGCCTATAGAATTGTTGGTGAGAACGGTAAGGATGTTGAGGAATACAAAGAGGCATTGAAACATGCAGTAAATGCTGGAGAGAAAAGGTTGATGGCTGCAGCATACCTGGGACTGTCTGGGAGTTTGATAGGGCTTGGGGATTATCCAGCAGCAAAGGAGTATTTTTTGAAGGCTGTAGAGTTGAGAACTGAGATCAACGACTGGCACATGGAGTTCACCCTCGAGGCCCAAAGGTTATGTTTTGTAGATGGAGAGAAGGAAGCGGTAGCGTCAATTAAACAACTTGCTGATTTGTTGAAAAACCCTGTTGACCATAACTTTGCTGTGAGAATGACCCAATGGTGCATTAAGGTGCTTGAATGGAAATTCGGCGATAGAATGCCAGCTGAGGCAAAACTACTGTTTGGCTTTCTTGGTAAAAAAAATAAAAATGGGGAGAAAGGAGAAAAAATTTTCATAGGGAATATTTAAATACTCCATCAGTATCCCGGTATCCAAGGCGGTGGTGCACCTGGTCCATTCATTTTGCATACCTCCCATGGACATATGTGCACCCCGTCTCATAAATGTAAAATGTGATTTCACGAATTAGTTTTATATAGGAGAAGAGAGGCCAGAGCTGTTATGATACTTAGAACAATTTTCAAACAAGTTTTTCCAATTTTACTAAACACTTAATCTTCATATTTCAATTCAAGTGTCTCCAAGTCCTGAGGAGCAAGAGTATTTTGAAAAATCGCCTTTGCCTCTTCAACCAACAGTCCCACATCCTTGTACCTCTGGCTGTAATGGATTAATGCCAACATCCTCGCATTGCACTTCATTGCAATTTCTGCCGCCTGTCTTGCAGTGCTATGCCCAAATGTGTTGAGTTTCTCCTCGAGGTCTGCAGTACCTGTAGCATCGTGAATCAGCAATGAGCAATCTCTTACCATTTCAAAATCCCAATCCGGGGTGGTATCTGTACAATAAGCCACAGAAATGCCCAGTCTGGGCGGTCCCATTACCATCTCAGGAACTATCTCTCTTCCACCTATCTTTATTCTCTCCCCGTGCTGCAGTTTTCCATAGAACCTTTTTGGAATCCTAAGTTTTTCCGCTTTTTCTGGGTAGAATTTGCCTGGGCGTTCCTTTTCAATGAAAATGTAGCCGTTTGTTGGTACCTGATGGTCTAGTTTTATGGCCCTAACACTGAAATTCTCACTTGCTACAATTTCACCCGGCCTCAACTCTTTTGTTCTGACCTCAAACTCAAGACCATAGTAGCCAGTTTCAAGCATGCGCTTAATTGTTTCTTCAGTCCCAGACGGCCCATAAATCTCAAGTGGCTCAGTCCTTCCAAGCAATCCCATAGTCTGTAACAGGCCTGGCAATCCAAGAAAATGGTCACCATGAAAGTGCGTTATAAATATCTTCTTTATCTTCATGAAACTAACTGTGCTTTTCATTATCTGTTTCTGGCAACCTTCACAACAATCAAAGAGCACAACTTCGTTTCCTCGTCTCACTGCGACCGAGACAGTATTTCGCTCTGGTGTTGGCACAGTGCCTCCAGTGCCTAGGAATATTACTTCCATCACTCCAAAAAAGGGATGGGTCTATATTTTACTTCGCAAACTTTTCTTAGTGGTGCATCATTGCAATTTGCTCACCACTCAGTTTTTCTTCCTCCTTGTACTTGTGCACGAAGAAAACACCAAACTTTGCTTTCTCAATTGAATAAACTTTTGTTCCGAGCAGATATTCAACTACATCCCAGATGTCATCAGAATTCATTATCAAGAAACCTGTGTTTATACTCTGGAGTTTGTGCTTGACTTCACTGAGCACCAGATAAGAACTTCGCACGGGGATTGACGCACGTTTGAAACTACCCTCTATACTTGCAAACATCTCCATTGCTACATCTATTCGTTTTCGTTCAGGCACCACATTCAAGATTTCCACTTCTGCACTGTATTCTTTAGCAACTAAGTGTGCAATCTTGATGGCAATGCTCAAATCTGAACCGAGTTTATTCACAAGCGTCACTTTGTTTGGTACTTTGCCACGTGGCGGCTTGTAGATTATTGTATCTGTCTTTATTTTCTTTAGGAGCGCTGGTAGATGCGTTCCTAAAATAAAGCCCTTCTTAAATCTGCCTCTCCACCCAAGCATCACAAGGTTTGCTTCAACCTCTTCCGCAAAATCAGCAATGGCATCTACAAAAGAGTGGGAGACACCTATAAAGTAATCTGATGAGATATCATACTTTCTAGTAATTGTCCTTAGCTTTTCAAGCTTCTTTACGGTGTCCTCTGCGTCTCTGTAACCGATGCTTTTGATTGAAACTTGCCTTGGAACCTCAATTACTGAGTAGAGAAGAACATCTCCCTTGTTGTTCCTTGCAATTTTGGAGGCCATGTGAACCATCGGCTCCACCCTGTTTTCTGGGGGCACACAGACAACGACACTGTATTTTTTCCTGTCTATCCTAATCATCTCTCCTAGCACACTCCGTTCCTCCCTCTCCTCTACCCTCTTCTGCCCGCCCCCAAAATAATGCACTATTGCTCCGATCTCAATCCAAATAATTGCGAGATACCAAGCTACCTGGCTAAAGGAGTATATCATTACCGCTATGATGAACATAGATATTATCGCAAGGATTGGAATAAGCGGGAAAAAAGGCACCCTGAAGGGCTTTTTCACATTTGGCTCCCCGTATCTTAGCAAAATCCAGGAAATATTTGTAAGGATGAATAGCAACAAGAACATAATGTCCGCTGCAGCCACAATATCCCTAATTGGAAGGACAATTGCAATGAATCCTATCAGGCACGCGGAAATCAATGTAGAGATGTAAGGAGTTCGTAATTTGGGATGCACTTTTCCGAAGAGCTTTGGGAATGTACCATCCCTTCCCATTGCGAACGAAACCCTTGCTGAGGAATAGATTGTGGCATTCAAAGTGGCAGTTGTTCCAATTAACAACCCTATAATCATTATGCCAGCACCGTATTTAGGAAGTACTTGCGAGAACCCACCAATTACAGCAAACTCACCCATTGCAGCAATTTCATTAACAGGACTTATTGCTAGAAGTGCAAAAAGGAGCCCAACATAAAGGAGCATTACAATTCCTACCGAAAGTAAAATGGCTCTGGGAATGTTTTTCTCAGGGTTCTTTACTTCCTCTGCGGACTGGGCAATTATTTCATAACCTTCAAAGGCAATGAAGAGGACGCCCATGGCAACAAAGATGCCGTTTACATCAGGAAGAAATGGCGTGAAATGGCTCCATGCGTCGGGATTGCGAAAGAGAGCAAAAACACCCGCAACGACAAAGAAAATGATTATCGAAATCTGGGAAAGGGTGATTATAGTTTCTGTTCTACCAGTGGTTTTTGAGCCCAGAATGTTGATTGTGGTGAACACAGTTAGCACAACGAGGATGAGCAATTGTTTGAAAAACGGAAAATCAATTCCCACGCCATAAATAGTGATGAGCCAGTCAATTCCCATTGCAAAGACCACTGTGTAAAATGCGCAAGCGATTGTATGGCCAAACCATGATATCCAGCCACTAACAAAATCAAAGGGCTTGGGTAAGCTCTTTTTAATCCAAAGGTAGCCCCCTCCTGCTTCGGGATAACTCGCACCCATTTCTGCATAGCCCAGGGCAGTAAGCAAGGTAACAAGGGCATTAAGGAAAATCACAATAATTGCAGCAGGGCCCGCCAACTCTATTGCTGTCCCTGCTAGAATAAAAATGCTTGCTCCTGTCATCGCTCCCACACCTATCATTGTTGCTTCTAGGAGCCCGAGGTCCCTACGAAAAGAAAGCTTTGGTGTG
This portion of the Thermoplasmata archaeon genome encodes:
- a CDS encoding amino acid permease; its protein translation is MPSQLTPKLSFRRDLGLLEATMIGVGAMTGASIFILAGTAIELAGPAAIIVIFLNALVTLLTALGYAEMGASYPEAGGGYLWIKKSLPKPFDFVSGWISWFGHTIACAFYTVVFAMGIDWLITIYGVGIDFPFFKQLLILVVLTVFTTINILGSKTTGRTETIITLSQISIIIFFVVAGVFALFRNPDAWSHFTPFLPDVNGIFVAMGVLFIAFEGYEIIAQSAEEVKNPEKNIPRAILLSVGIVMLLYVGLLFALLAISPVNEIAAMGEFAVIGGFSQVLPKYGAGIMIIGLLIGTTATLNATIYSSARVSFAMGRDGTFPKLFGKVHPKLRTPYISTLISACLIGFIAIVLPIRDIVAAADIMFLLLFILTNISWILLRYGEPNVKKPFRVPFFPLIPILAIISMFIIAVMIYSFSQVAWYLAIIWIEIGAIVHYFGGGQKRVEEREERSVLGEMIRIDRKKYSVVVCVPPENRVEPMVHMASKIARNNKGDVLLYSVIEVPRQVSIKSIGYRDAEDTVKKLEKLRTITRKYDISSDYFIGVSHSFVDAIADFAEEVEANLVMLGWRGRFKKGFILGTHLPALLKKIKTDTIIYKPPRGKVPNKVTLVNKLGSDLSIAIKIAHLVAKEYSAEVEILNVVPERKRIDVAMEMFASIEGSFKRASIPVRSSYLVLSEVKHKLQSINTGFLIMNSDDIWDVVEYLLGTKVYSIEKAKFGVFFVHKYKEEEKLSGEQIAMMHH
- a CDS encoding ribonuclease Z; this translates as MEVIFLGTGGTVPTPERNTVSVAVRRGNEVVLFDCCEGCQKQIMKSTVSFMKIKKIFITHFHGDHFLGLPGLLQTMGLLGRTEPLEIYGPSGTEETIKRMLETGYYGLEFEVRTKELRPGEIVASENFSVRAIKLDHQVPTNGYIFIEKERPGKFYPEKAEKLRIPKRFYGKLQHGERIKIGGREIVPEMVMGPPRLGISVAYCTDTTPDWDFEMVRDCSLLIHDATGTADLEEKLNTFGHSTARQAAEIAMKCNARMLALIHYSQRYKDVGLLVEEAKAIFQNTLAPQDLETLELKYED
- a CDS encoding DUF835 domain-containing protein, with the translated sequence MSIMLIIEKKPKEGFRKIAEQGSGLCISRFHPVYLRERYNMDNVELHWLSELEGENTIRPDELEKVLNIVSRFAKRHNDAKVLFDGIEYLLLYNGCQNISEFLKKLEQLSSNMHFTVMIHLDPDVLGASVELYEIFAPYFTPQQEEALRQTFQVEPNPVVQTVVDR